In one window of Dokdonia sp. PRO95 DNA:
- a CDS encoding C40 family peptidase, producing the protein MRYGICQLSIVPMRAEPSDPSELVNQVLYGEHFKVVEQRKQWSRIKLSHDKYEGWIDNKQYIEISEEEYAFAKAQQATLTTDPVQFITTEHNQLLTVVLGSSVENIALLKDSYDGNSHTGKTSRTQLVETALLYLKTPYLWGGRTTFGIDCSGFTQMVYRLNGFVLKRDASQQATQGEALSFIEESEPGDLAFFDNAEGLITHVGIIMEDNYIIHAHGEVRIDRLDHSGIYNVHKGIHTHKLRVIKKII; encoded by the coding sequence ATGCGATACGGTATTTGCCAGCTTAGTATAGTCCCTATGCGCGCCGAACCTTCAGATCCTAGCGAACTTGTAAACCAAGTTCTATATGGTGAACATTTTAAGGTTGTGGAGCAACGCAAGCAATGGAGCCGTATTAAACTTTCTCATGACAAATATGAGGGATGGATTGATAATAAGCAATACATAGAGATTAGTGAAGAGGAGTACGCTTTCGCGAAAGCACAACAAGCAACACTAACCACTGATCCTGTACAATTTATTACAACAGAACATAATCAACTACTCACGGTAGTATTAGGTTCTTCTGTTGAAAATATTGCGCTTCTTAAAGATTCTTATGATGGTAATAGTCACACTGGAAAAACCTCCAGAACGCAGCTTGTGGAAACAGCACTACTCTATCTGAAAACTCCGTATTTATGGGGTGGTAGGACAACCTTTGGTATAGATTGTAGTGGTTTTACTCAAATGGTATATCGACTTAATGGCTTCGTCCTAAAAAGAGATGCTTCACAGCAAGCAACACAAGGTGAGGCATTAAGTTTTATAGAGGAAAGTGAACCTGGTGATCTAGCCTTTTTTGACAATGCCGAGGGATTAATTACCCATGTAGGAATTATCATGGAAGATAATTATATCATACATGCTCATGGAGAAGTGAGAATTGATCGATTAGATCATTCTGGTATTTATAATGTTCATAAGGGTATACACACTCACAAATTGAGAGTCATTAAGAAAATTATCTAG
- a CDS encoding SDR family oxidoreductase, which yields MESLKDKVALITGGTKGIGRGIAEALLHQGMKVAITGRDEKGAKEAAHELTENDNYILGIAADVRNYESQQNAVKAVLDKFGKIDVLIANAGLGHFESIADMSIKQWDETIDTNLTGVFYSVKASLEALKKSEGYIFTISSLAGTNFFEKGTAYNASKFGLTGFSQALMLDLRQDNVKVSTIMPGSVSSHFGGRSPEEGTDWRIQPEDLGQITVDLLKMHPRTLPSKIEVRPSKPPTK from the coding sequence ATGGAATCATTAAAAGATAAAGTTGCATTAATAACTGGTGGAACTAAGGGTATAGGGCGAGGTATAGCCGAAGCCTTGTTGCATCAAGGAATGAAGGTTGCAATCACAGGAAGAGATGAGAAAGGTGCCAAAGAAGCAGCTCATGAACTAACTGAAAATGATAATTACATACTCGGTATTGCAGCAGATGTAAGAAATTATGAAAGCCAGCAAAATGCCGTAAAAGCTGTACTAGATAAATTTGGGAAAATTGATGTGCTCATTGCAAATGCAGGTCTAGGGCATTTTGAGAGTATTGCAGATATGTCTATAAAACAATGGGATGAGACCATTGATACGAACCTAACGGGAGTTTTCTACTCAGTAAAAGCCTCTCTTGAAGCGCTTAAAAAATCAGAAGGTTATATTTTTACAATTTCTAGTCTTGCAGGAACAAATTTCTTTGAAAAAGGAACAGCTTATAATGCGAGTAAATTTGGTTTGACAGGCTTTTCGCAAGCGCTTATGTTAGATCTTAGACAAGATAATGTAAAAGTGAGTACCATAATGCCAGGCTCTGTAAGTAGCCATTTTGGAGGTAGATCACCAGAGGAAGGGACTGACTGGCGTATACAGCCAGAAGATCTTGGCCAAATTACCGTCGATCTACTTAAAATGCATCCAAGAACTTTACCTAGTAAAATAGAGGTGCGACCATCTAAGCCACCTACTAAATAG
- the gyrA gene encoding DNA gyrase subunit A has protein sequence MAEGEKLISINIEDEMKSAYIDYSMSVIVSRALPDVRDGLKPVHRRVLYGMHELGIRASGAHKKSARIVGEVLGKYHPHGDTSVYDAMVRMAQEWSLRYMLVDGQGNFGSVDGDSPAAMRYTEARMRKISEDMLADIEKDTVDHQLNFDDTLKEPTVLPTRVPGLLINGASGIAVGMATNMPPHNLSEVVDGIHAYIDNNDVTIDELMEHVKAPDFPTGGTIYGYDGVREAFKTGRGRVVMRAKAEFEEVKGRECIIVTEIPYQVNKADMIKKTADMINDKKIEGISAIRDESDRNGMRIVYVIKRDAIPNIVLNKLYKYTALQSSFSVNNIALVNGRPEMLNLKDMIHHFVEHRHEVVVRRTEFELKKAEARAHILEGLIIASDNIDEVIAIIRASANGDEARQNLIERFKLSEIQAKAIVEMRLRQLTGLEQDKLRSEYEEIMKTIEDLKDILAKKERRMSIIREELQEIKDKYGDERRSIIEYAGGDVSITDLIPDKKVVITISNAGYIKRTSLTEYKTQNRGGVGTKASTTRNEDFLEHLFVGTNHQYMLFFTQKGKCFWMRVFEIPEGSKTSKGRAIQNLINIEQDDEVKAFVCTGDLKDEDYINNHYIIMATKKGQVKKTALEQYSRPRTNGINAITIKDNDELLSAKLTTGESQVMLALKSGKAIRFEESKTRPMGRNASGVRGITLANDEDEVVGMVSVNDTESNILVVSEKGYGKRSSLEDYRITNRGGKGVKTISVTEKTGELVSIKNVTDADDLMIINKSGIAIRMEVASLRVMGRATQGVRLINLKGNDSIAAVAKVKSDEDDIDDEDDTVDGTPVEGGTTASETTQNENSSEEEE, from the coding sequence ATGGCTGAAGGAGAAAAGCTGATCTCGATTAATATTGAAGATGAAATGAAATCTGCTTACATCGATTACTCGATGTCAGTTATCGTATCACGTGCACTACCTGACGTACGTGATGGTCTCAAACCAGTACACCGTCGTGTTCTTTACGGAATGCATGAGTTAGGAATACGAGCGAGTGGTGCTCACAAAAAATCTGCAAGAATAGTAGGAGAGGTACTAGGTAAGTATCACCCACACGGCGACACCTCTGTATATGATGCAATGGTGCGTATGGCTCAAGAGTGGAGTTTACGTTATATGCTTGTAGATGGTCAAGGTAACTTTGGGTCTGTAGATGGTGATAGCCCAGCAGCAATGCGTTATACCGAGGCTAGAATGCGCAAGATATCTGAAGATATGCTTGCAGATATTGAAAAAGACACAGTAGATCACCAACTTAACTTTGATGATACACTTAAAGAACCTACCGTATTACCTACACGTGTACCAGGGTTACTTATAAATGGTGCATCTGGTATTGCTGTGGGTATGGCGACTAATATGCCACCACACAACCTTTCTGAGGTTGTAGACGGTATACACGCTTACATAGATAATAATGACGTTACTATAGATGAACTTATGGAGCACGTAAAGGCTCCAGATTTTCCTACCGGAGGAACGATTTATGGTTATGACGGAGTACGTGAGGCTTTTAAAACAGGGCGTGGTCGTGTTGTAATGCGCGCAAAGGCAGAGTTTGAAGAAGTAAAAGGTAGAGAGTGTATCATTGTGACCGAAATACCATATCAAGTCAATAAGGCTGATATGATTAAGAAAACGGCCGATATGATCAACGATAAGAAGATCGAGGGTATATCTGCAATACGTGACGAGTCAGACCGTAATGGTATGCGTATCGTTTATGTTATAAAACGTGATGCTATCCCAAATATCGTACTTAACAAGTTATATAAGTACACGGCACTACAATCATCATTTAGTGTAAATAACATTGCTCTTGTAAACGGGCGTCCTGAGATGTTAAATCTTAAGGATATGATACACCACTTTGTTGAACACCGCCACGAGGTTGTAGTGAGAAGAACAGAGTTTGAGCTTAAAAAAGCAGAAGCTCGTGCCCACATACTAGAAGGTCTTATCATTGCTTCAGATAATATAGATGAAGTAATTGCCATCATACGCGCAAGTGCAAATGGTGATGAGGCGAGACAAAACTTAATAGAGCGTTTTAAACTCTCAGAGATTCAAGCAAAGGCTATCGTAGAGATGCGTTTACGCCAGCTTACAGGTCTGGAGCAAGACAAACTACGTAGTGAGTACGAAGAGATAATGAAGACTATAGAAGACTTAAAAGATATCCTTGCAAAGAAGGAGCGTCGTATGTCTATTATTAGAGAAGAGCTTCAAGAAATAAAAGATAAGTATGGAGATGAGCGTCGCTCTATTATAGAGTATGCAGGAGGTGATGTAAGCATCACAGATCTTATTCCAGATAAAAAGGTAGTGATTACTATCTCAAATGCTGGTTACATAAAACGTACATCACTTACAGAATACAAAACTCAAAATAGAGGAGGAGTAGGTACAAAAGCATCTACCACTCGTAATGAAGATTTCTTAGAGCATCTATTTGTGGGTACTAACCACCAGTATATGCTATTCTTTACACAAAAGGGTAAATGTTTCTGGATGCGTGTATTTGAAATACCAGAAGGAAGTAAGACTTCAAAAGGTAGAGCTATCCAGAACCTTATTAATATTGAGCAAGATGACGAGGTAAAAGCATTTGTATGTACAGGAGACCTTAAAGATGAAGATTATATAAATAATCACTACATCATTATGGCGACCAAAAAAGGACAAGTAAAGAAAACAGCGCTAGAGCAATACTCACGTCCTCGTACTAATGGTATCAACGCGATTACTATTAAGGACAATGATGAGCTACTATCTGCAAAGCTTACAACGGGAGAGAGTCAAGTGATGCTTGCGCTTAAATCTGGTAAGGCAATACGCTTTGAGGAAAGTAAGACAAGACCTATGGGAAGAAACGCCTCTGGTGTTCGTGGCATAACTCTTGCTAATGATGAAGATGAAGTAGTAGGAATGGTGTCTGTAAACGATACAGAAAGTAATATCCTAGTTGTTTCAGAAAAAGGGTATGGTAAGCGTAGTAGTCTTGAAGATTACAGAATTACAAACCGTGGAGGTAAAGGAGTAAAAACAATCTCTGTTACCGAAAAGACTGGAGAACTAGTATCTATTAAAAACGTTACTGATGCAGATGATCTTATGATTATCAATAAGTCAGGTATCGCTATAAGAATGGAAGTAGCTTCACTAAGAGTTATGGGGCGTGCAACACAAGGAGTACGACTTATCAACCTTAAAGGAAACGATTCTATTGCCGCTGTCGCGAAAGTAAAAAGTGATGAGGACGATATAGATGATGAAGATGACACAGTAGATGGAACTCCGGTAGAAGGAGGGACAACTGCTTCAGAAACAACCCAAAACGAAAACTCTTCTGAAGAAGAAGAATAG
- a CDS encoding DUF4870 domain-containing protein, with protein MEIVQQTTFAREDRTLLALTHLSQLLDYITGFGGFIVPLILWLSNKDRVIDMDEHGKSIANFQISLFIYCILSIPAILVFGLGLVTLLILAVLGFILPIINAIRASNGEEPNYYISIEFFK; from the coding sequence ATGGAAATTGTACAACAAACCACATTTGCGCGTGAAGATAGAACGCTGCTAGCACTTACTCATCTATCCCAACTTCTAGACTATATCACTGGTTTTGGAGGTTTTATAGTACCACTTATATTGTGGCTTTCTAATAAAGACCGAGTAATTGACATGGATGAGCATGGAAAATCTATTGCAAATTTTCAGATAAGTCTGTTCATTTATTGCATACTGAGCATCCCTGCAATACTAGTATTTGGGTTAGGTCTCGTTACTTTATTAATACTTGCGGTGTTAGGCTTTATTTTGCCTATAATAAATGCAATACGAGCTAGTAATGGGGAAGAGCCTAATTATTATATCAGTATAGAATTCTTTAAGTAG
- a CDS encoding acetyl-CoA C-acyltransferase translates to MSKNVVIVAAARTPIGSFMGALSSVTASKLGSIAIKGALDKINLDPALVSEVYMGNVVQAGVGQAPARQAAMGAGIPITVPCTTVNKVCASGMKAVMMAAQAIALGDADIVVAGGMENMSLIPHYVQLRNGHKFGPQTMVDGMQKDGLVDAYDGNAMGVCADACATEYKFSREDQDAYAIQSYKRSAAAWEAGKFDNEVVPVPVPQRRGDDVIVSRDEEFTNVKMEKIPALRPAFSKDGTVTAANASTINDGAGAVIVMSEERAKELNLTPLCTIKSYADAAHEPEWFTTAPSKALPKALAKAGVAQSDIEFFEFNEAFSVVGLANMKILGLTDENVNVNGGAVSLGHPLGCSGVRILITLMNVLKQNDATLGAAAICNGGGGASAMVIENHK, encoded by the coding sequence ATGAGTAAGAACGTTGTTATAGTTGCGGCTGCGCGCACACCGATAGGGAGTTTCATGGGAGCTTTATCCTCTGTTACTGCCAGTAAACTTGGATCAATCGCTATAAAAGGTGCTTTAGATAAAATTAACCTTGACCCAGCACTTGTAAGTGAAGTTTACATGGGTAACGTGGTACAAGCTGGTGTAGGTCAAGCACCTGCAAGACAGGCTGCGATGGGAGCAGGAATTCCTATAACGGTACCTTGTACGACAGTAAATAAAGTATGTGCTTCAGGAATGAAAGCTGTAATGATGGCTGCTCAAGCCATTGCACTAGGAGATGCAGATATTGTAGTTGCTGGTGGGATGGAAAATATGAGTCTTATTCCTCATTATGTTCAATTACGTAATGGACATAAATTTGGACCGCAAACTATGGTAGACGGCATGCAAAAAGACGGTCTTGTAGATGCTTATGATGGTAACGCGATGGGTGTATGTGCAGATGCATGTGCAACTGAATATAAATTCTCACGTGAAGATCAAGATGCTTATGCTATCCAATCTTATAAGCGTAGTGCTGCTGCTTGGGAAGCTGGAAAGTTTGATAATGAAGTAGTACCAGTACCAGTACCACAAAGACGTGGAGATGATGTTATCGTATCTCGCGATGAAGAATTTACAAATGTAAAAATGGAAAAAATTCCTGCTTTACGTCCAGCGTTCTCAAAAGACGGAACCGTAACTGCTGCAAATGCATCTACTATAAATGATGGTGCTGGTGCTGTAATCGTAATGAGTGAAGAAAGAGCAAAAGAGCTCAACCTTACTCCTCTTTGTACTATAAAAAGTTATGCAGATGCTGCACATGAGCCAGAGTGGTTTACTACTGCACCATCAAAAGCATTACCTAAGGCACTAGCAAAAGCAGGTGTAGCTCAGAGCGATATTGAGTTTTTTGAGTTTAATGAAGCATTCTCTGTAGTAGGTCTAGCAAATATGAAAATATTAGGCTTAACAGACGAAAATGTAAATGTAAATGGAGGAGCAGTATCTTTAGGACATCCATTAGGATGTAGCGGAGTGCGTATTCTTATTACACTTATGAATGTATTGAAGCAAAATGACGCAACACTAGGTGCTGCCGCAATTTGTAACGGTGGTGGAGGTGCATCTGCTATGGTAATAGAAAATCATAAATAA
- a CDS encoding ATP-dependent Clp protease ATP-binding subunit: MDDNFSPRVKDVIAYSKEEALRLGHDFIGTEHLLLGLLRDGSGKAIDILGALNIDLEHLRRKVEILSPANPNLNLQSNDKKNLHLTRQAERALKTTFLEAKLFQSSSINTAHLLLCVLRNENDPTTKLLNRLKVDYDSVKDQFKLMMANESDEYIEPIKSESFSDDADNSDEGSKENPFNSPTTPKGGKKSKTPVLDNFGRDLTAMADEGKLDPVVGRSKEIERVSQILSRRKKNNPLLIGEPGVGKSAIAEGLALRIVQRKVSRILFDKRVVTLDLASLVAGTKYRGQFEERMKAVMNELEKNDDIILFIDEIHTIVGAGGATGSLDASNMFKPALARGEIQCVGATTLDEFRQHIEKDGALERRFQKVIVEPTSVEETIEILQNIKGKYEEHHNVSYTDEALEACVKLTNRYMTDRFLPDKAIDALDEAGSRVHITNIDVPKKILELENKLEEVRELKTSVVKKQKYEEAAKLRDDEKTLEKELAIAQERWEEDAKLHKEEVSEENVADVVSMMTGIPVNRIAQTESNKLAELPATIKENVIGQDEAVAKVAKAIQRNRAGLKDPNKPIGSFIFLGQTGVGKTQLAKVLAKELFDNQDALIRIDMSEYMEKFSISRLVGAPPGYVGYEEGGQLTEKVRRKPYSVVLLDEIEKAHPDVFNMLLQVLDDGFLTDSLGRKIDFRNTIIIMTSNIGARKLKDFGQGVGFGTASRKTQADDNARSIIQNALKKAFAPEFLNRVDDVVVFNALEREDIHKIIDIELAKLYTRIKGLGYDLTLSEKAKDYISDKGFDKEYGARPLKRAIQKYIEDALAEEIINSQLKEGDGIFMDFDEKKDELIIDIKKATPTES, encoded by the coding sequence ATGGACGATAATTTTTCACCAAGAGTAAAAGATGTGATTGCTTATAGTAAAGAGGAGGCCTTAAGATTAGGTCATGACTTTATAGGTACAGAGCACTTACTTCTTGGTTTGTTAAGAGACGGAAGCGGTAAAGCAATCGATATTTTAGGAGCTTTAAATATAGACTTAGAGCACTTGAGACGCAAGGTTGAGATACTAAGCCCAGCAAACCCCAACTTGAACTTACAGAGTAATGATAAGAAGAACTTACATCTTACTCGCCAGGCAGAGCGAGCACTCAAGACCACATTCTTAGAAGCAAAGCTCTTTCAAAGTTCATCAATAAATACGGCTCATTTATTATTATGTGTTTTACGTAATGAAAATGATCCTACCACAAAACTGCTCAATCGACTTAAAGTAGATTATGACAGTGTAAAAGACCAATTTAAACTAATGATGGCAAACGAAAGCGATGAATATATAGAGCCTATTAAATCAGAATCATTTAGTGATGATGCCGATAATAGCGATGAAGGATCAAAAGAAAATCCTTTTAATAGCCCTACCACGCCTAAAGGAGGAAAGAAAAGTAAAACTCCGGTTCTAGATAACTTTGGACGTGATCTTACTGCAATGGCAGACGAGGGTAAACTAGATCCTGTAGTAGGCCGTAGCAAGGAGATTGAGCGTGTATCTCAGATATTGAGTAGACGTAAGAAAAACAACCCTCTCCTTATTGGTGAGCCTGGAGTAGGTAAATCTGCCATAGCAGAAGGACTTGCTCTACGTATTGTACAACGTAAGGTATCTCGTATCCTTTTTGACAAGCGTGTGGTTACTCTTGATCTTGCTAGCCTTGTAGCTGGAACAAAATATAGAGGCCAGTTTGAAGAGCGTATGAAAGCTGTGATGAACGAGCTTGAAAAGAATGATGATATTATCTTATTTATAGATGAGATACATACTATTGTAGGAGCTGGAGGAGCAACGGGATCTCTTGATGCTTCAAATATGTTTAAACCTGCTCTCGCTCGAGGCGAAATACAATGTGTAGGTGCAACAACGCTTGATGAATTCCGCCAGCATATTGAGAAAGATGGTGCTTTAGAGCGACGTTTTCAAAAAGTAATTGTAGAACCTACGTCTGTAGAAGAAACAATTGAGATATTACAAAATATTAAAGGTAAGTATGAAGAGCACCATAATGTCTCATATACAGATGAGGCACTTGAAGCGTGTGTAAAACTTACTAATAGATATATGACCGATAGATTTCTTCCAGATAAGGCTATAGATGCTCTAGACGAAGCAGGATCTCGCGTGCATATTACTAATATTGATGTTCCTAAAAAGATTTTAGAATTAGAAAATAAGCTAGAAGAGGTAAGAGAACTCAAAACCTCTGTGGTAAAGAAGCAGAAATATGAAGAGGCTGCAAAGCTGCGCGATGATGAGAAAACCTTAGAAAAGGAACTTGCAATCGCTCAAGAGCGATGGGAAGAAGACGCAAAACTTCACAAAGAAGAAGTGTCTGAAGAAAATGTTGCAGATGTAGTAAGTATGATGACAGGAATCCCTGTTAACCGTATTGCACAAACAGAAAGCAACAAACTTGCAGAACTACCAGCAACAATAAAAGAAAACGTAATAGGTCAAGATGAGGCGGTTGCAAAGGTTGCAAAAGCAATACAACGTAACAGAGCTGGATTAAAAGATCCTAACAAACCTATTGGTTCATTTATATTCTTAGGTCAGACTGGTGTAGGAAAAACGCAACTTGCAAAGGTTCTTGCAAAAGAGCTTTTTGATAATCAAGATGCACTCATCCGTATTGATATGAGTGAGTATATGGAGAAGTTTTCTATCTCAAGGCTTGTAGGAGCGCCTCCTGGATACGTAGGATACGAAGAAGGTGGTCAACTCACAGAAAAAGTAAGACGTAAGCCTTACTCTGTGGTTTTACTAGATGAGATAGAAAAAGCGCATCCAGATGTATTTAATATGTTACTGCAAGTGTTAGATGATGGTTTCTTAACAGATTCTCTAGGCCGTAAGATAGATTTTAGAAATACTATTATCATAATGACCTCAAATATCGGGGCAAGGAAGCTTAAAGACTTTGGTCAAGGTGTTGGATTTGGTACTGCTTCACGTAAAACGCAAGCAGATGATAATGCAAGAAGTATTATACAGAATGCCCTTAAAAAGGCATTTGCACCTGAGTTTTTAAATCGTGTTGATGACGTAGTAGTATTTAATGCATTAGAGCGTGAGGATATCCATAAGATTATCGATATCGAACTTGCAAAACTATATACTAGAATTAAAGGTCTAGGATATGATTTAACACTTAGTGAAAAAGCAAAAGATTATATAAGTGATAAAGGTTTTGATAAGGAATATGGGGCACGACCACTTAAAAGAGCTATTCAAAAATATATAGAAGATGCACTAGCCGAGGAGATAATTAATTCTCAATTAAAAGAAGGTGATGGCATATTTATGGATTTTGATGAGAAGAAAGACGAACTTATAATCGATATCAAAAAGGCAACCCCTACAGAGTCGTAG
- a CDS encoding DUF3817 domain-containing protein — MLKTFRILSVLEGISFLLILFITMPLKYIFDNGAPNKVIGMAHGFLFLAYVVMAIMMKSYMKWNNKTVGIVLLCSIIPFGTFWMDKKYLQST, encoded by the coding sequence ATGCTTAAGACCTTTAGAATTCTCAGTGTATTAGAAGGAATATCATTTTTATTAATCCTTTTTATCACCATGCCATTAAAGTATATATTTGATAATGGAGCACCTAATAAAGTTATTGGTATGGCTCATGGATTTCTATTTCTTGCCTATGTAGTAATGGCAATTATGATGAAATCTTATATGAAATGGAACAATAAAACAGTAGGAATCGTCCTTTTATGCTCTATTATTCCATTTGGTACTTTTTGGATGGATAAAAAATATCTCCAGTCTACTTAA
- a CDS encoding tetratricopeptide repeat protein — MKSKLFLAIALAATSMAFAQKKEVKAIEKAIKSGSYTQAKTLLGAAEALTANMDEKTKEKFMLLKAQAYLGVDNQDPADLEKAAMAFGDLRDTKYSKEAEAGLANVTNAYINGAVADQNGQDYASAATKLEKAYNLSKKDTVYLYFAASNAINGKDYDTALGYYEQLKNLGFQGREVSYVATNVETSEVENFPSKQERDLQVLAKTHVKPEEQLGDSKSAEIAKNIALIYISKNENEKALAAMADARKENPDDILLLRSEADIYLKMKKMDKYQEVIAKVLEKDPNNPELLYNLGVSSDQQGNKEKAKEYYMKAVELDPTYAAAYNNIAVLILSDERAIVDEMNSLGTSKADYDKYDALKLKRQDVYKNAVPYLEKALAAKPDYLDVARSLYGIYEQLGETSKADAMKANIEKLEGGN, encoded by the coding sequence ATGAAAAGTAAACTATTTTTAGCAATAGCACTTGCCGCAACATCGATGGCATTTGCACAGAAAAAGGAAGTAAAAGCTATAGAGAAGGCAATTAAGTCTGGTAGCTATACTCAGGCAAAAACGCTACTAGGAGCTGCCGAAGCTCTAACAGCTAATATGGATGAGAAAACAAAAGAGAAGTTTATGCTTCTTAAGGCTCAAGCATATTTAGGAGTAGATAATCAAGATCCAGCAGATCTTGAGAAAGCAGCAATGGCTTTTGGAGATTTACGAGATACTAAGTACAGTAAAGAAGCAGAAGCAGGTCTTGCAAATGTTACAAATGCTTATATCAATGGTGCTGTAGCAGATCAAAACGGTCAAGATTATGCCAGCGCAGCAACAAAACTTGAAAAAGCATACAACCTAAGTAAAAAAGATACAGTTTACTTATACTTTGCTGCATCAAATGCAATCAACGGTAAAGATTATGATACTGCATTAGGTTATTATGAGCAACTTAAAAACTTAGGTTTTCAAGGAAGAGAAGTATCTTATGTAGCAACTAATGTTGAGACAAGCGAGGTTGAAAATTTTCCAAGCAAACAAGAAAGAGATCTTCAGGTACTTGCAAAAACACACGTAAAACCAGAAGAGCAGTTAGGAGATTCTAAAAGTGCAGAAATAGCAAAAAATATTGCGCTTATCTATATCTCTAAGAATGAAAATGAAAAGGCACTTGCTGCAATGGCAGATGCTCGTAAAGAGAATCCAGATGACATCTTATTATTACGTTCTGAGGCAGATATCTACCTTAAGATGAAGAAAATGGATAAGTATCAAGAAGTAATTGCTAAGGTTCTTGAGAAAGACCCAAACAATCCAGAGTTACTATATAACTTAGGTGTAAGTTCTGATCAGCAAGGAAATAAGGAAAAGGCAAAGGAATATTACATGAAGGCTGTTGAGCTTGATCCTACATATGCTGCAGCTTATAATAACATTGCTGTTCTTATCTTATCTGATGAGCGTGCAATTGTGGATGAGATGAACAGTTTAGGAACTTCAAAAGCAGACTATGACAAGTATGATGCTTTAAAACTTAAACGTCAGGATGTTTACAAGAATGCTGTTCCTTACTTAGAAAAAGCATTAGCAGCAAAGCCTGATTACCTTGATGTAGCAAGATCTCTTTACGGAATCTATGAGCAACTAGGTGAAACATCTAAGGCAGATGCAATGAAAGCAAACATTGAAAAACTAGAAGGAGGAAACTAA
- a CDS encoding esterase-like activity of phytase family protein, which translates to MAFKQIYSLLIITLLLSCKSSSLLQSKTQEIRQLDFVNEVIIPADAMYEDIAVGGLSSIDYMDGKWYIISDDRKNPRFYIADIKIENGKLQLPVFTSMVNFKDTLGIAFKSGLADPESLRVTPSNDIIWSSEGNISKGINPFIRTSSMDGAFKNAIAIPSRYLVQNDIASGPHNNGVFEALSRNYDNKGFWVTTELPLKQDGIVPTASDANSPVRIAYIDHERKTFKKEYAYMLDKVAREGKLEVNGVTEILSYNEHSFLVLERSYASGHDDGGNDVKIYQVSTKNATDVNDLNSLSNSSYTPATKKLLLDFSSVRSQLTDGIVDNIEGMTFGPNFENGNRSLVVISDNNFNSFGKQLSQIILFEIK; encoded by the coding sequence ATGGCTTTTAAACAAATCTATTCGCTTCTTATCATAACCCTCTTACTCTCTTGTAAATCTTCAAGCCTTCTTCAAAGTAAAACGCAAGAAATAAGACAGCTCGACTTTGTAAATGAAGTGATTATTCCTGCCGATGCTATGTATGAAGATATAGCTGTGGGTGGCCTATCTAGTATCGATTATATGGATGGTAAGTGGTATATCATAAGTGACGATAGAAAAAATCCGCGATTTTATATTGCAGATATTAAGATTGAAAATGGCAAGTTACAATTACCTGTTTTCACCTCGATGGTAAATTTTAAGGATACCTTAGGTATTGCTTTTAAAAGTGGGCTAGCTGATCCAGAATCACTGCGGGTAACTCCTTCTAATGACATTATATGGTCAAGTGAAGGAAATATAAGCAAGGGTATTAATCCTTTTATAAGAACATCTAGTATGGATGGAGCTTTTAAAAATGCTATTGCGATTCCTTCTAGATATCTTGTTCAAAACGATATTGCTAGTGGCCCACATAACAATGGAGTTTTTGAAGCGCTCTCTAGAAATTACGATAACAAAGGTTTCTGGGTAACTACAGAATTACCACTCAAACAAGATGGTATTGTACCTACTGCAAGTGACGCAAACTCTCCCGTACGTATTGCATATATAGATCATGAGCGTAAAACGTTTAAAAAAGAGTATGCATACATGCTAGATAAAGTAGCTAGAGAAGGTAAGCTTGAAGTAAACGGCGTGACTGAAATTTTGTCATACAACGAACACTCCTTTCTAGTTCTTGAACGATCTTATGCATCGGGGCATGATGATGGTGGAAATGATGTTAAGATTTACCAAGTTTCAACGAAAAATGCAACAGATGTAAACGACCTAAATAGTCTTTCTAATTCATCTTACACCCCTGCGACCAAGAAACTTTTATTAGATTTTAGTAGCGTGCGTAGTCAGCTCACAGATGGTATTGTAGATAATATTGAAGGAATGACTTTTGGTCCTAATTTTGAAAATGGAAATAGATCACTAGTCGTTATCTCTGATAATAATTTTAACTCCTTTGGAAAACAACTTAGTCAGATAATACTATTTGAAATTAAATAA